One stretch of Rhizoctonia solani chromosome 8, complete sequence DNA includes these proteins:
- a CDS encoding Vegetative incompatibility protein HET-E-1, whose translation MSALWSRSASPRLPETTWRECAVDGYEASGRQHGSWQRANHVPSYYKRSEDELSLSVYPTTTNNRKMSTRNNRSNRKKGKVRRWLDSLLCVSSPEDPVGPSTQQRPSSHASFPLEPIQDAHTDTPNDDNTAQQGPSHASLPAEPTQSADVDSVNDENAPLPTARPSAQISTPPDTSGVKSGAWTGLRLTLKTLRDTPAMFGPLASAANVLLDCFDTIEAVARNQQDYEQLATELDALSKSLVTTCKEVAPGSAADCVTGIANTIKREANEIDSKLERGTGRRALMVNADEQDLMRRYRRIQSLFRQLQTNMGMSTWANTNELVAKSRLGELNAEKKATYDSQLSGPTNRRTCTEGTRVKVLDELKAWVLEAAGQSVYWMSGMAGTGKTTIACTFAKWLEGEKLLAASFFCTRTSADCQDVTRIIPTVAYQLARYSIPFRSALCDILGNDSDIGSKDIAAQFEKLILEPLNRMKDDIPDGMVVVIDALDECKDQGGVGKLLDMLFRHAAQLPVRFFVTSRPESGIYATMAAHAACHEAIHLHKIEESLVSADIKLYLEEVLAPISPQASDIEELVRRSGVLFIYAATLFRYILPTGRKANSQKRLRDIMAMAPEAVMGHAQIDLLYMVVLKSALEDEETNEEEKDDVRAVLNTVLLAQEPIGIQTIAVLGGVGDTSRVEYALRSLSSVLYESGTGLVSTLHASFPDFMFDEKRSGTYFCDAPKHSLLVVRRCFEVMKKQLRMNICNLPSSFVRDKDVKNLNELIESNISPLLAYVCRYWASHLLPVLEVDEMEAALGEFLSTRLLFWMEVLSVRGDLSTGAGTVQLLNAKQWLTSFGPQESRSKLAVTMEDVINFVAGHTSSPASESTPHIYISSLPFCARSSYVYKHYRSRMQGLVELKGSLMDRRETAALATWNIPSPVWSVAYSGDGSQVAVGCLDGTVSIRNAYDGTLLVGPWNAHTKDVCSVVFSPDGRLVASGSYDGTIGVWDVRTGSPVAGPFRGHTSYVHSVSFSPDSKRIVSGSGDKTVCIWDVADGTLLVGPLHGHTDSVLSVTYSPDGTLIASASKDKTIRLWRSDDGTPTASPLQGHTDSVSSVAFTPDGTRLISGSDDETVRAWRVSDGSAVATPFQGHSGRVNSVAVSPDGMLVASGSEDHTVRVWRISDGSLAAGPFLGHTSMILSVGYSPDGTRVISGSIDGSVRVWNVREGMMSPASSEVSLSDITSLSFSPDGAHVLTVSGEDEMRMWDVSSGISQPAPPDIQVPHPPSDVASPDRSYTAETNTYGRLVQVVRTDDKSVAAGPFDPTPLVWQFSHDSTCVVVGFSDGGIEGICLQTGQTAFQLRSADDDWVDLIAECPDGSLLASFDSHPLKTSPALRIWSMAGPTLCFRSSDDPPFDPGPGQALSGLHAQCHIDRDGWMVNNHNDLLIWLPSEIADAGLSPFVSVIVTTLWTLQIPKQMLVAGDRWHQCYVQR comes from the exons ATGTCTGCACTATGGTCTCGTTCTGCATCACCAAGGCTTCCAGAGACGACCTGGCGCGAATGCGCTGTCGACGGTTACGAGGCATCTGGACGGCAG CATGGCAGCTGGCAACGTGCGAACCACGTTCCCTCTTACTATAAACGATCCGAGGACGAGCTCTCACTCTCAGTCTATCCAACGACGACGAATAATCGAAAAATGTCGACTCGGAACAACAGGTCGAATAGAAAGAAAGGGAAAGTGCGACGCTGGCTGGATAGTCTACTCTGCGTGTCATCGCCCGAGGATCCAGTCGGGCCGTCCACCCAGCAGCGCCCGTCTTCGCATGCCTCGTTCCCTCTAGAACCGATCCAAGACGCCCACACAGATACCCCAAATGATGACAACACCGCACAACAAGGGCCTTCACATGCATCACTTCCTGCAGAACCGACCCAAAGCGCCGATGTAGATTCGGTCAATGACGAGAACGCACCCCTTCCGACAGCCCGACCGTCAGCTCAAATCAGTACCCCTCCCGATACATCAGGCGTCAAGAGCGGGGCATGGACTGGGCTTCGGCTGACTCTCAAGACCCTGAGAGACACTCCTGCGATGTTCGGTCCACTCGCCTCCGCAGCCAACGTACTTCTTGACTGCTTCGATACTATCGAG GCGGTCGCGCGGAACCAGCAAGACTACGAGCAACTGGCCACCGAGCTTGATGCGCTCAGCAAATCGCTTGTCACGACATGCAAGGAGGTCGCACCAGGCTCAGCTGCCGACTGCGTGACTGGGATCGCCAA TACGATCAAACGAGAGGCGAATGAGATCGACAGCAAACTCGAGCGCGGGACTGGGAGACGGGCGCTGATGGTGAACGCGGACGAACAGGATCTGATGAGGCGGTACAGGCGGATACAGTCGCTGTTTCGGCAGCTGCAG ACGAACATGGGGATGAGTACCTGGGCAAACACGAACGAACTAGTGGCG AAATCAAGGCTTGGGGAACTGAACGCGGAGAAAAAGGCAACATACGACTCACAGCTCTCGGGACCGACCAACCGACGGACATGCACCGAAGGCACGCGGGTCAAAGTACTCGACGAACTCAAAGCCTGGGTGCTCGAGGCAGCCGGACAGTCAGTATACTGGATGAGTGGCATGGCGGGAACTGGCAAGACCACGATCGCATGTACGTTTGCCAAGTGGCTCGAAGGCGAGAAGCTGCTAGCGGCGAGCTTCTTCTGCACGCGGACCTCTGCCGACTGTCAGGACGTAACCCGAATCATACCGACGGTGGCATACCAGCTTGCACGATACTCTATCCCATTCCGGTCGGCACTGTGCGATATTCTCGGGAACGACTCGGATATAGGGTCAAAGGACATCGCGGCGCAGTTCGAAAAGCTGATACTAGAACCGCTAAACAGAATGAAGGACGACATACCGGAcgggatggtggtggtgatcgATGCGCTGGATGAGTGCAAAGACCAAGGCGGAGTGGGAAAGCTACTAGATATGCTATTCAGGCACGCCGCTCAGCTGCCGGTCCGGTTCTTCGTGACCAGTCGACCCGAGTCGGGGATCTACGCAACGATGGCGGCGCACGCAGCGTGTCACGAGGCTATACACCTGCACAAGATCGAGGAGTCGCTGGTCAGCGCGGACATCAAGCTGTACCTGGAAGAGGTGCTTGCGCCAATATCGCCTCAGGCATCCGACATCGAGGAGCTTGTTCGACGATCCGGGGTGCTGTTCATCTATGCGGCCACTCTTTTCCGCTACATCTTGCCCACGGGCCGGAAGGCTAACTCGCAGAAACGGCTCCGAGACATCATGGCCATGGCTCCGGAGGCTGTGATGGGACACGCGCAGATTGATTTGCTGTACATGGTGGTGCTGAAGTCGGCGCTGGAAGACGAGGAAACGAACGAGGAAGAGAAGGACGACGTCCGGGCGGTACTTAACACCGTGTTGCTTGCGCAAGAGCCGATTGGGATCCAAACCATCGCGGTCCTCGGCGGAGTGGGCGATACGTCTCGAGTGGAGTATGCGCTGCGATCGCTGAGCTCTGTGCTGTACGAGTCGGGCACGGGTCTGGTGTCAACCCTACACGCCTCGTTTCCGGATTTCATGTTCGACGAGAAGCGATCTGGAACCTACTTTTGCGACGCACCCAAGCACAGTCTACTGGTGGTGCGGCGATGCTTCGAGGTGATGAAGAAACAGCTACGAATGAACATCTGCAATCTGCCGTCATCGTTTGTGCGCGACAAGGATGTCAAGAACCTGAACGAGCTGATCGAATCGAACATCTCACCCCTGCTCGCATATGTATGCCGCTATTGGGCAAGCCACCTTCTGCCAGTGCTGGAGGTAGATGAAATGGAGGCGGCGCTGGGCGAATTTCTATCGACGCGAttgctgttctggatggaggtgctgAGCGTGCGGGGAGATCTATCTACAGGAGCGGGTACGGTGCAGTTGTTGAATGccaagcagtggctgacg TCATTTGGGCCCCAAGAGTCTCGGTCAAAGCTGGCGGTGACGATGGAAGATGTTATCAACTTCGTGGCAGGGCACACATCCAGCCCAGCATCTGAATCGACCCCGCATATCTACATCTCGTCACTTCCATTCTGTGCGCGATCAAGCTATGTATACAAGCACTACCGGTCGCGGATGCAAGGGCTGGTGGAGCTGAAGGGCAGTCTGATGGACCGCAGAGAGACAGCCGCACTGGCCACCTGGAACATTCCCTCGCCAGTATGGTCGGTGGCGTACTCAGGGGATGGCAGTCAAGTTGCAGTCGGATGCCTGGACGGAACAGTGAGCATACGGAACGCATACGATGGCACGCTGCTTGTTGGGCCCTGGAATGCTCACACCAAGGACGTTTGTTCGGTTGtgttctcgcctgatggcagaCTTGTTGCCTCGGGGTCATATGATGGCACCATCGGAGTGTGGGACGTGCGCACCGGCAGTCCTGTTGCCGGCCCATTCCGCGGTCACACCAGCTATGTCCACTCGGtctcgttctcacccgacagcAAGCGCATAGTCTCTGGCTCCGGCGACAAGACCGTTTGTATATGGGACGTAGCCGATGGCACACTGCTTGTGGGTCCGTTGCACGGTCATACCGACTCAGTCCTttccgtgacgtactcgcCCGACGGCACACTCATTGCCTCTGCCTCCAAGGACAAGACTATCCGACTGTGGCGCTCGGACGACGGCACTCCTACTGCTTCCCCACTTCAAGGTCACACCGACTCTGTCTCGTCTGTTGCGTTCACGCCCGATGGCACTCGACTTATCAGCGGGTCTGACGACGAGACCGTTCGTGCGTGGAGGGTGTCGGATGGATCGGCTGTCGCCACTCCATTTCAGGGTCATTCAGGTCGCGTCAACTCGGTGGCAGTGTCGCCTGATGGCATGCTTGTTGCATCTGGGTCTGAAGATCATACTGTGCGAGTGTGGAGGATCAGCGATGGGTCACTTGCTGCCGGTCCATTTCTTGGCCATACTAGTATGATTTTGTCAGTTGGGTACTCACCGGATGGGACGCGAGTCATCTCTGGCTCTATTGATGGGTCCGTTCGTGTTTGGAATGTGCGCGAAGGCATGATGTCCCCCGCCTCCTCAGAAGTTTCTCTATCAGATATCACATCCCTCTctttctcgcctgatggcgcTCATGTGCTGACAGTGTCGGGTGAGGACGAGATGCGCATGTGGGATGTCTCGAGTGGCATATCCCAGCCAGCGCCACCCGACATCCAGGTTCCTCACCCCCCATCCGATGTAGCATCTCCCGATAGGTCCTACACTGCTGAGACCAATACGTATGGACGGCTAGTACAGGTTGTGCGCACGGACGACAAGTCTGTGGCTGCTGGGCCGTTTGATCCTACCCCTCTAGTATGGCAGTTCTCTCACGACAGTACCTGCGTCGTTGTGGGCTTTTCGGATGGCGGGATTGAGGGGATATGTCTGCAGACTGGGCAGACTGCATTCCAGTTGCGCTCTGCCGATGACGACTGGGTTGATCTGATTGCAGAGTGCCCGGATGGTTCACTTCTTGCCTCCTTTGACAGCCATCCACTTAAAACTTCCCCCGCTCTACGAATCTGGAGCATGGCTGGACCGACACTCTGTTTTCGATCTTCAGACGATCCCCCTTTCGATCCAGGGCCAGGTCAGGCACTTTCTGGACTTCACGCCCAATGCCATATCGACAGGGATGGGTGGATGGTCAACAACCACAACGACCTGCTGATCTGGCTTCCGTCGGAGATAGCTGACGCAGGACTGTCTCCGTTCGTGTCGGTGATCGTAACAACGTTATGGACACTACAAATACCGAAGCAGATGCTGGTAGCCGGGGATCGGTGGCATCAATGCTATGTACAGCGCTGA